One part of the Candidatus Poribacteria bacterium genome encodes these proteins:
- a CDS encoding tetratricopeptide repeat protein: MNPFPQRIPNAPREREPGALRTRRGSDTLTPDSEASVTRPSTTLRIVLSALLLAARHAVSDRAAAVAHYEKGIQLAERQFAYRAALDAFDRAYAEDPTLVEALVSSAECYGALGELRSARERLALARAAPTLNPTLKVRVLTTLGRLALLQGDFADAESVLLEARSAAPTSAQVAQLLGDAYAKRGNLDAAAAEYARAIGLDDKSVLAHRGMASVAVSRGDTEATIRHAEAAIALDPFDSATLYRLAQAYARDRRTLAAQETMRAYREMKEYESDIEAIEKAIAATPGDLPMILSLAERHAAMGNIEPAVDAYLKLVVLGADASVAMVNVGLLRLRQERYADAEKAFADAQRLAPDTVPPYLGMGELHAAREEWRAAADAFREAIRREPALDAAHIGRIGALQHAGDPRAAIAAMDDWVEMSPESSHAWEEWARLRYQMGNRDAALEGFERSMSLDPGNLEAANDLAWLYADAGSNLDRALALAKSVAEREPTANAFDTLAFVHRKRNELADALRALERALTLEPDNADYVRRAAELRALLSQQP, from the coding sequence GTGAACCCGTTTCCACAGAGGATACCGAACGCACCACGGGAACGCGAGCCCGGCGCGTTGCGGACCCGGCGCGGTAGCGATACGCTCACACCGGATTCGGAGGCTTCCGTGACACGCCCATCGACGACGCTCCGCATCGTCCTCTCCGCGCTGCTGCTTGCCGCCCGGCACGCCGTCTCCGACCGCGCCGCTGCGGTCGCGCACTACGAAAAGGGCATCCAGCTCGCCGAGCGCCAGTTCGCCTACCGCGCTGCCCTCGATGCGTTCGATCGCGCCTACGCCGAAGACCCCACGCTCGTCGAAGCCCTCGTCTCCAGCGCTGAGTGCTACGGCGCGCTGGGCGAGCTCCGCAGCGCCCGCGAGCGACTCGCGCTCGCCCGCGCGGCTCCGACGCTCAACCCAACGCTCAAGGTTCGCGTTCTGACGACGCTGGGACGCCTCGCGCTCCTACAGGGCGACTTCGCCGATGCCGAGTCCGTCCTGCTGGAAGCCCGATCCGCTGCGCCCACCAGCGCCCAGGTCGCGCAGCTACTTGGCGACGCCTATGCGAAGCGTGGTAACCTCGACGCGGCTGCCGCCGAATACGCCCGCGCCATCGGGCTCGACGACAAGTCCGTCCTGGCGCACCGCGGCATGGCGTCCGTGGCGGTATCGCGCGGCGACACTGAGGCGACGATCCGGCACGCCGAGGCTGCCATCGCGCTCGACCCCTTCGACTCCGCGACGCTCTATCGGCTCGCCCAAGCATACGCGCGAGATCGACGCACACTCGCCGCACAGGAGACGATGCGCGCGTATCGCGAGATGAAGGAGTACGAGAGCGACATCGAAGCCATCGAGAAGGCGATCGCGGCGACGCCGGGCGACTTGCCGATGATCCTCTCCCTCGCCGAGCGTCACGCGGCGATGGGGAACATCGAGCCTGCCGTCGACGCCTACCTGAAACTGGTCGTCCTGGGAGCCGACGCCTCAGTGGCGATGGTCAACGTCGGGCTCCTGCGGCTCCGGCAGGAACGGTACGCCGATGCGGAGAAGGCTTTCGCCGATGCCCAGCGTCTCGCGCCCGACACGGTTCCGCCCTACCTCGGCATGGGCGAGCTCCACGCCGCACGCGAGGAATGGCGTGCCGCCGCCGATGCCTTTCGCGAGGCGATTCGGCGGGAGCCCGCGCTGGATGCCGCGCACATCGGGCGGATCGGGGCTCTCCAGCATGCGGGCGACCCCCGCGCAGCCATCGCCGCGATGGACGACTGGGTGGAGATGAGTCCGGAGTCCTCGCACGCTTGGGAGGAATGGGCGCGCCTTCGCTATCAGATGGGGAACCGTGATGCCGCCCTAGAGGGGTTCGAGCGCTCGATGAGCCTCGATCCGGGGAATCTGGAAGCCGCCAACGACCTCGCCTGGCTCTACGCCGACGCTGGGTCGAACCTGGATCGTGCGCTTGCGCTCGCCAAGTCCGTCGCCGAGAGGGAACCGACGGCGAACGCGTTCGACACGCTCGCGTTCGTCCACCGGAAGCGCAACGAGCTCGCCGACGCGCTCCGAGCGCTGGAGCGCGCGCTGACGCTGGAGCCGGACAACGCGGACTACGTCCGACGCGCCGCCGAACTCCGCGCGCTGCTGAGTCAACAGCCGTGA
- a CDS encoding metal-dependent hydrolase: MRLDNGIELTWLGHASVKIVYEGKVTTIDPWVSTNPKCPPHLRKFDRIDTMLLTHGHGDHLSDAVPLAKGHEPQVVAIVEVAGWLGNQGVGNTIGMNKGGTVSVNGLQVKMTHAQHSSAIDDHGKTIYGGEPVGYVVEFPNGFKVYHAGDTNVFGDMAIIGELYQPDLALLPIGDHYTMDPREAAYAARLLKVPAILPIHWGTFPALTGTPAALRELVRDLDVEVLDMQPGDVLR, encoded by the coding sequence ATGCGCCTAGACAACGGGATCGAGCTCACCTGGCTCGGACACGCCAGCGTCAAGATCGTCTACGAAGGCAAGGTGACGACGATCGACCCGTGGGTGTCTACCAACCCCAAGTGTCCGCCCCATCTCAGGAAGTTCGACCGCATCGACACGATGCTGCTCACGCACGGTCACGGCGACCACCTCTCCGATGCCGTGCCACTCGCCAAGGGGCACGAGCCGCAAGTCGTCGCCATCGTCGAGGTCGCCGGTTGGCTCGGAAACCAGGGCGTCGGCAACACAATCGGCATGAACAAGGGCGGAACCGTCTCCGTCAACGGGCTGCAGGTCAAGATGACCCACGCCCAGCACAGCAGCGCGATCGACGACCACGGCAAGACGATCTACGGCGGCGAGCCGGTCGGCTACGTCGTCGAGTTCCCCAACGGGTTCAAGGTCTACCACGCCGGCGATACGAACGTCTTCGGCGACATGGCGATCATCGGCGAGCTCTACCAGCCGGACCTGGCGCTGCTGCCCATCGGCGACCACTACACGATGGACCCGCGCGAAGCGGCGTACGCGGCGCGGCTGCTCAAGGTTCCCGCGATCCTGCCGATCCACTGGGGAACCTTCCCGGCGCTGACCGGCACTCCCGCCGCGCTGAGGGAGCTCGTGCGCGACCTCGACGTCGAAGTCCTCGACATGCAGCCGGGGGACGTGCTACGATAG